A stretch of the Cucurbita pepo subsp. pepo cultivar mu-cu-16 chromosome LG16, ASM280686v2, whole genome shotgun sequence genome encodes the following:
- the LOC111777146 gene encoding transcription factor ILR3-like isoform X1, giving the protein MDDSAGNWNWLFDYSTMEDLPVVGAPFSPPQSVSFSWSNPSINFPSNKHSLEVDCSYEDLDSLKEVGRKRLKAETSSASTSKACREKLRRDKLNERFLELSAVLEPGKLPKTDKVVILSDAIRMVTDLQCEIEKLKESEDDLKEKIKELKVEKNELRDEKQRLRAEKEKLELQIKAVNARAAADIQHPPPTLSAAFTAQGQAAGNKLMPFIGYPGIAMWQFLPPATVDTSQDHVLRPPVA; this is encoded by the exons ATGGACGACTCTGCAGGAAACTGGAATTGGCTCTTCGATTACTCTACTATGGAGGATCTCCCCGTCGTCGGCGCCCCCTTCTCGCCGCCGCAGTCTGTCAGTTTCTCCTGGTCCAATCCCTCCATCAACTTTCCTTCTAATAAACACAG CCTTGAGGTAGACTGCTCATATGAAGATCTAGACAGCTTAAAGGAAGTAGGTCGGAAACG TCTCAAGGCTGAAACAAGTTCTGCATCAACCTCCAAAGCCTGCAGAGAGAAACTGAGGAGAGATAAGCTGAATGAGAG GTTCTTGGAATTATCTGCTGTCCTGGAACCTGGAAAACTACCCAAAACAGACAAGGTTGTCATCTTGAGTGATGCTATCAGAATGGTGACTGATTTACAATGTGAAATCGAGAAGCTGAAAGAATCAGAGGAtgatttgaaggaaaaaatcaaagaattaAAG gttgagaaaaatgaacttCGTGATGAGAAGCAAAGATTGAGAgcagagaaagaaaagttgGAGCTGCAAATCAAAGCAGTGAATGCTCGAGCAGCAGCTGACATCCAACATCCTCCCCCTACGTTGTCAGCTGCTTTTACAGCACAAGGACAAGCTGCTGGTAACAAGTTGATGCCTTTCATTGGTTATCCCGGCATTGCCATGTGGCAATTCTTGCCGCCTGCAACCGTCGACACGTCTCAGGATCATGTGCTCCGCCCACCAGTTGCTTAA
- the LOC111777147 gene encoding B-box domain protein 31-like: MMVIYTMGLSSSGKYVILLSIYIHIYIYKPYGGMPHLHLDSEEEEEEEEAMCRGVVEQRSHGGCREFSAAEKGGDSAEGAVLMCELCDSRASLYCQADDAYLCRKCDKWVHGANFLALRHIRCILCNVCQKLTHKYLMGTSTQVLLPTIVTCNQPPNDCNDNRNLSTCCSVRLKTPVLFL; encoded by the coding sequence ATGATGGTGATTTACACCATGGGTTTGTCAAGTAGTGGCAAATACGTCATTCtgctatctatctatatacatatatatatatacaagcCTTATGGTGGCATGCCACATTTACATTTAGattcagaagaagaagaagaagaagaagaagcaatgtGCAGAGGAGTGGTGGAACAGAGGAGCCACGGTGGTTGCCGGGAGTTTTCGGCGGCTGAGAAGGGTGGTGATTCGGCGGAGGGTGCGGTGTTGATGTGCGAGCTCTGTGACTCGAGGGCTTCATTGTACTGCCAAGCGGATGATGCTTATTTATGTAGGAAATGTGACAAGTGGGTTCATGGTGCTAATTTCTTAGCTCTCAGGCATATTAGGTGCATTCTCTGTAATGTTTGCCAAAAACTTACCCATAAATACCTCATGGGAACCTCTACTCAGGTCCTTCTCCCCACCATCGTCACCTGCAACCAACCTCCTAATGACTGCAACGACAATCGCAATCTTAGCACATGTTGTTCTGTAAGGCTCAAAACGCCTGTTCTCTTTTTGTGA
- the LOC111777145 gene encoding putative zinc finger protein CONSTANS-LIKE 11 isoform X1: MEPQCEFCGVEKAIVYCKSDSGRLCLHCDYIVHSANSLSRRHLRSLLCDKCNAHPAILRCMDDKVSLCQGCDWSADDCSSLPQRTHLLHSYTGSPSTSEFSRICTSLLDSTSCTTAFDATADWTSLTTPYVIADSIDLTDVEAPSAAENLNDVQTCCKFETWIAAPASASPENPSYQPDFLSDDSNPPKDAETNENNDICESLNLGNLSLHSENGEGLFDSPKDTMKFEFDAGELECLLIDRNFPVTESNVPVEDTIEASDYTGFQSSEVDISMNMIRNGNSNCTLINPSCKGNFNIGFPTAQVHSSISVSLSNITGESSGADYQDCGLSPAFLTETSWDPSMEAIGPLAKDRNRDKAKMRYNEKKKTRTFGKQIRYASRKARADTRKRVKGRFVKAGEAYDYDPLVTRNF; encoded by the exons ATGGAACCTCAGTGCGAGTTCTGTGGAGTGGAGAAAGCAATTGTTTACTGTAAATCTGATTCGGGGCGTCTCTGTTTGCATTGCGATTACATCGTTCATTCTGCTAATTCATTATCACGACGCCATCTTCGATCGTTGCTGTGCGACAAGTGCAATGCTCACCCTGCCATTCTGCGCTGTATGGATGATAAAGTCTCCCTCTGTCAGGGTTGTGACTGGAGCGCCGATGATTGTTCTTCCCTTCCCCAACGCACTCACCTTCTTCATTCTTACACTGGTTCCCCTTCCACGTCTGAGTTCTCCAGGATTTGTACTTCCCTTCTCGATTCCACTTCTTGTACCACTGCCTTCGACGCCACCGCTGATTGGACCTCGCTTACGACGCCTTATGTTATTGCCGATTCCATCGATTTGACGGACGTTGAAGCTCCCTCTGCCgctgaaaatttgaatgacGTTCAAACTTGCTGTAAGTTTGAGACCTGGATCGCCGCTCCTGCTTCTGCGTCTCCTGAGAATCCTTCTTATCAACCGGATTTTCTTTCCGATGACTCGAATCCTCCAAAG GATGCTGAAaccaatgaaaataatgatatatgTGAGAGTCTTAATCTTGGCAATCTTTCTCTCCACTCGGAAAATGGGGAAGGGTTGTTTGACTCTCCGAAAGATACAATGAAATTCGAGTTTGATGCTGGAGAATTGGAGTGTCTTCTAATTGACAGAAACTTTCCGGTCACTGAATCTAATGTTCCTGTTGAGGACACCATCGAG gcCTCAGATTATACGGGATTTCAATCATCTGAAGTCGATATTTCCATGAACATGATTCGAAACGGCAATTCAAATTGCACGCTTATAAATCCTAGTTGCAAAGGAAATTTCAACATTGGATTTCCTACTGCTCAGGTTCATTCAAGTATATCAGTTTCACTGTCAAATATCACTGGCGAAAGCAGTGGTGCAGATTATCAAGACTGTGGTTTATCGCCGGCGTTTTTGACTGAAACCTCATGGGATCCTAGCATGGAAGCTATTGGTCCACTAGCAAAGGATCGGAATAGGGATAAAGCTAAGATGAGATacaatgaaaagaagaaaacaagaac ATTTGGAAAGCAAATAAGATACGCATCTCGCAAAGCCAGAGCTGATACTAGAAAAAGGGTTAAAGGTCGATTCGTGAAAGCAGGCGAAGCCTATGACTACGATCCTCTCGTGACAAGAAACTTTTGA
- the LOC111777145 gene encoding putative zinc finger protein CONSTANS-LIKE 11 isoform X3, whose product MEPQCEFCGVEKAIVYCKSDSGRLCLHCDYIVHSANSLSRRHLRSLLCDKCNAHPAILRCMDDKVSLCQGCDWSADDCSSLPQRTHLLHSYTGSPSTSEFSRICTSLLDSTSCTTAFDATADWTSLTTPYVIADSIDLTDVEAPSAAENLNDVQTCCKFETWIAAPASASPENPSYQPDFLSDDSNPPKDAETNENNDICESLNLGNLSLHSENGEGLFDSPKDTMKFEFDAGELECLLIDRNFPVTESNVPVEDTIEVHSSISVSLSNITGESSGADYQDCGLSPAFLTETSWDPSMEAIGPLAKDRNRDKAKMRYNEKKKTRTFGKQIRYASRKARADTRKRVKGRFVKAGEAYDYDPLVTRNF is encoded by the exons ATGGAACCTCAGTGCGAGTTCTGTGGAGTGGAGAAAGCAATTGTTTACTGTAAATCTGATTCGGGGCGTCTCTGTTTGCATTGCGATTACATCGTTCATTCTGCTAATTCATTATCACGACGCCATCTTCGATCGTTGCTGTGCGACAAGTGCAATGCTCACCCTGCCATTCTGCGCTGTATGGATGATAAAGTCTCCCTCTGTCAGGGTTGTGACTGGAGCGCCGATGATTGTTCTTCCCTTCCCCAACGCACTCACCTTCTTCATTCTTACACTGGTTCCCCTTCCACGTCTGAGTTCTCCAGGATTTGTACTTCCCTTCTCGATTCCACTTCTTGTACCACTGCCTTCGACGCCACCGCTGATTGGACCTCGCTTACGACGCCTTATGTTATTGCCGATTCCATCGATTTGACGGACGTTGAAGCTCCCTCTGCCgctgaaaatttgaatgacGTTCAAACTTGCTGTAAGTTTGAGACCTGGATCGCCGCTCCTGCTTCTGCGTCTCCTGAGAATCCTTCTTATCAACCGGATTTTCTTTCCGATGACTCGAATCCTCCAAAG GATGCTGAAaccaatgaaaataatgatatatgTGAGAGTCTTAATCTTGGCAATCTTTCTCTCCACTCGGAAAATGGGGAAGGGTTGTTTGACTCTCCGAAAGATACAATGAAATTCGAGTTTGATGCTGGAGAATTGGAGTGTCTTCTAATTGACAGAAACTTTCCGGTCACTGAATCTAATGTTCCTGTTGAGGACACCATCGAG GTTCATTCAAGTATATCAGTTTCACTGTCAAATATCACTGGCGAAAGCAGTGGTGCAGATTATCAAGACTGTGGTTTATCGCCGGCGTTTTTGACTGAAACCTCATGGGATCCTAGCATGGAAGCTATTGGTCCACTAGCAAAGGATCGGAATAGGGATAAAGCTAAGATGAGATacaatgaaaagaagaaaacaagaac ATTTGGAAAGCAAATAAGATACGCATCTCGCAAAGCCAGAGCTGATACTAGAAAAAGGGTTAAAGGTCGATTCGTGAAAGCAGGCGAAGCCTATGACTACGATCCTCTCGTGACAAGAAACTTTTGA
- the LOC111777144 gene encoding formin-like protein 3: MELRRGGYVGGLVILLCALAIVSSEGRRKTLEMVIANAADCHFTSSELEGAMGEKACTKQFVPCIQKETMDKSIAILPPEMKHGLLDCLRKRSMFSRDLSDSVRRSIEFIFVESNIHMRQLIRLFQGSSPPHPTAAPAPSPVAESPANSPLLSPIHAPMSSPSNAPTNSPPVVAPAPLPELLPPVGDTDVLDSPPSTVAGSPPLPRASPKSRPLKKHEESQMGIIAGIVAAGVGVVLVVALVLFCCRRGKGSKVEPKDGQKNEKPLNNISLSELPAGSSLKAYSVGNPAAKEFNANNGTKPPPSFVGNLAVDPENHTYMAEGPTSDGKSSAMPPLKPPPGRPDAQPPPPTAPAVAPPPPPPAPRAPPPSPPKVSRPPPAPPAAIPGKPQAPPMAPRKGGPSGSSMDPDAVGHKTKLKPFFWDKVLANPGHSMVWHEISDGSFQFNEEMMESLFGYAAVEANKGNRKKDLASEPSVQYIQIIDPRKAQNLSILLRALNVTTEEVVDAIQQGNPDLPAELMQTLLKMAPTAEEELKLRLYSGDLSQLGPAERFLKVLVDVPFAFKRLECLLFMLSLREDVASIKEAFATLQVACKNLRNSRLFFKLLEAVLKTGNRMNVGTYRGGAQAFKLDTLLKLADVKGTDGKTSLLHFVVQEIIRSEGSRAARSNRRSRSSSSIVSNDTVSEDVVDGSVEHHRRLGLQVVSGLITELQDVKKAAAIDAEGLTRTISKLGQSLLRTKGFINAEMESLDEDSKFHQSVSKFVEGAEADISWIAGEEKRIMALVKRTVDYFHGNSGKDEGLRLFTIVRDFLIVLDKTCQQVEEEAAAAAKQAKNSKKETPTSSQQNSDLQQRLFPAIAERRVGEDSSSSDVDDDDDGKSSSSSAAD; this comes from the exons ATGGAATTGAGAAGAGGCGGTTATGTGGGTGGTTTAGTGATTCTCCTCTGTGCATTGGCAATTGTGAGCTCAGAGGGCAGGAGGAAGACGTTAGAAATGGTTATCGCCAATGCCGCCGATTGCCATTTCACATCCTCAGAGTTGGAAGGAGCTATG GGCGAGAAGGCATGCACGAAACAATTTGTTCCTTGCATCCAGAAAGAAACCATGGATAAATCTATAGCAATTCTACCTCCTGAAATGAAACATGGCTTGTTGGATTGTTTAAGAAAGAGAAGTATGTTTTCTCGTGATTTATCTGATTCGGTTAGGAGATCAATTGAGTTCATTTTCGTAGAGTCCAATATTCACATGAGACAATTAATTAGATTGTTTCAAGGTTCATCACCACCGCACCCTACTGCAGCTCCAGCTCCATCTCCTGTTGCAGAATCACCGGCTAATTCTCCATTACTGTCTCCCATTCATGCTCCAATGTCGTCGCCGAGTAATGCACCAACCAATTCTCCTCCTGTCGTGGCCCCGGCCCCGTTGCCAGAACTGCTACCGCCAGTGGGCGACACTGATGTTTTGGATTCACCTCCATCTACTGTAGCTGGCTCACCACCTCTTCCACGAGCTTCTCCCAAGTCTCGCCCTCTAAAGAAGCATGAAGAAAGCCAGATGGGCATAATTGCTGGTATTGTAGCAGCTGGTGTGGGAGTTGTTCTTGTGGTTGCGCTGGTTTTGTTCTGCTGTCGTAGAGGTAAGGGAAGTAAGGTTGAGCCGAAGGATGGGCAAAAGAATGAGAAGCCTTTAAACAACATATCTTTGAGTGAATTACCAGCAGGTTCTTCACTGAAGGCATACAGTGTTGGAAATCCAGCAGCCAAAGAGTTCAACGCTAATAATGGAACTAAACCACCACCCTCTTTTGTTGGCAACTTAGCAGTGGATCCTGAAAACCATACCTATATGGCTGAGGGTCCAACATCTGATGGTAAATCATCAGCAATGCCGCCTCTAAAACCCCCTCCTGGAAGACCAGATGCTCAGCCTCCTCCTCCAACAGCACCTGCTGTGGCACCTCCACCCCCTCCGCCTGCACCCAGAGCTCCACCACCATCACCCCCGAAAGTTTCTCGGCCCCCACCTGCACCACCGGCAGCAATCCCTGGTAAACCTCAAGCACCACCGATGGCGCCACGTAAGGGTGGACCTAGTGGCTCAAGTATGGATCCTGATGCAGTAGGCCATAAAACCAAGTTAAAGCCCTTTTTCTGGGATAAGGTTCTTGCCAACCCTGGACATTCCATGGTCTGGCACGAGATTAGTGATGGATCATTCCA ATTCAATGAGGAGATGATGGAGTCCTTGTTTGGATATGCAGCAGTGGAAGCTAACAAAGGCAACCGCAAGAAAGATTTAGCTTCGGAACCTTCAGTACAGTACATTCAAATCATCGACCCTAGGAAAGCTCAAAACCTTTCAATTCTCCTACGGGCACTGAATGTGACAACAGAAGAAGTTGTGGATGCCATTCAACAAG GAAATCCTGATCTTCCAGCAGAGCTCATGCAGACCTTGTTGAAGATGGCACCAACAGCAGAAGAGGAGCTGAAACTGAGATTATATTCAGGGGACCTTTCTCAGCTAGGTCCAGCAGAACGGTTCCTGAAAGTGTTGGTGGACGTTCCTTTTGCTTTTAAACGATTGGAGTGCCTTCTGTTCATGCTCTCATTGAGGGAAGACGTCGCTAGCATTAAAGAGGCATTCGCTACGCTACAG GTCGCCTGCAAAAATCTTAGAAACAGCAGGCTATTTTTCAAGCTACTAGAAGCAGTTCTCAAAACTGGCAATCGTATGAATGTCGGGACGTACCGTGGCGGTGCTCAGGCGTTCAAGCTCGATACGCTCTTGAAACTGGCGGATGTTAAGGGAACCGACGGCAAAACTTCGCTCTTACACTTTGTCGTACAGGAGATTATTCGTTCGGAGGGCAGTCGAGCAGCCCGCTCTAATAGACGTAGCCGGAGTTCGTCCAGTATAGTTTCCAACGATACGGTTTCCGAAGACGTCGTCGACGGTTCTGTGGAACATCATCGGCGATTAGGTCTTCAGGTCGTTTCTGGTTTGATCACGGAGCTCCAGGACGTTAAAAAAGCGGCCGCCATAGATGCGGAAGGGCTAACGAGGACGATCTCGAAACTCGGCCAGTCTCTGCTTAGAACCAAAGGATTTATAAACGCGGAGATGGAAAGTTTGGACGAAGACAGCAAATTCCACCAATCGGTGTCGAAATTTGTGGAAGGAGCAGAAGCGGACATTTCGTGGATTGCAGGGGAAGAAAAGAGGATCATGGCACTGGTGAAGAGAACGGTGGATTACTTCCATGGAAATTCCGGAAAGGACGAAGGATTGCGACTGTTCACGATCGTACGCGATTTCCTAATTGTGTTAGACAAGACCTGTCAACAGGTCGAAGAAGAAGCTGCAGCTGCGGCAAAGCAAGCAAAGAAttccaaaaaagaaactcCAACATCGTCGCAGCAGAATTCAGATCTACAGCAGCGGCTATTTCCAGCGATTGCAGAACGCCGGGTGGGCGAGGACTCAAGTTCTTCGGACgtcgacgacgacgacgatggCAAGAGTTCATCATCATCAGCAGCAGATTAG
- the LOC111777146 gene encoding transcription factor ILR3-like isoform X2 has translation MEDLPVVGAPFSPPQSVSFSWSNPSINFPSNKHSLEVDCSYEDLDSLKEVGRKRLKAETSSASTSKACREKLRRDKLNERFLELSAVLEPGKLPKTDKVVILSDAIRMVTDLQCEIEKLKESEDDLKEKIKELKVEKNELRDEKQRLRAEKEKLELQIKAVNARAAADIQHPPPTLSAAFTAQGQAAGNKLMPFIGYPGIAMWQFLPPATVDTSQDHVLRPPVA, from the exons ATGGAGGATCTCCCCGTCGTCGGCGCCCCCTTCTCGCCGCCGCAGTCTGTCAGTTTCTCCTGGTCCAATCCCTCCATCAACTTTCCTTCTAATAAACACAG CCTTGAGGTAGACTGCTCATATGAAGATCTAGACAGCTTAAAGGAAGTAGGTCGGAAACG TCTCAAGGCTGAAACAAGTTCTGCATCAACCTCCAAAGCCTGCAGAGAGAAACTGAGGAGAGATAAGCTGAATGAGAG GTTCTTGGAATTATCTGCTGTCCTGGAACCTGGAAAACTACCCAAAACAGACAAGGTTGTCATCTTGAGTGATGCTATCAGAATGGTGACTGATTTACAATGTGAAATCGAGAAGCTGAAAGAATCAGAGGAtgatttgaaggaaaaaatcaaagaattaAAG gttgagaaaaatgaacttCGTGATGAGAAGCAAAGATTGAGAgcagagaaagaaaagttgGAGCTGCAAATCAAAGCAGTGAATGCTCGAGCAGCAGCTGACATCCAACATCCTCCCCCTACGTTGTCAGCTGCTTTTACAGCACAAGGACAAGCTGCTGGTAACAAGTTGATGCCTTTCATTGGTTATCCCGGCATTGCCATGTGGCAATTCTTGCCGCCTGCAACCGTCGACACGTCTCAGGATCATGTGCTCCGCCCACCAGTTGCTTAA
- the LOC111777145 gene encoding putative zinc finger protein CONSTANS-LIKE 11 isoform X2, with translation MEPQCEFCGVEKAIVYCKSDSGRLCLHCDYIVHSANSLSRRHLRSLLCDKCNAHPAILRCMDDKVSLCQGCDWSADDCSSLPQRTHLLHSYTGSPSTSEFSRICTSLLDSTSCTTAFDATADWTSLTTPYVIADSIDLTDVEAPSAAENLNDVQTCCKFETWIAAPASASPENPSYQPDFLSDDSNPPKDAETNENNDICESLNLGNLSLHSENGEGLFDSPKDTMKFEFDAGELECLLIDRNFPVTESNVPVEDTIEASDYTGFQSSEVDISMNMIRNGNSNCTLINPSCKGNFNIGFPTAQVHSSISVSLSNITGESSGADYQDCGLSPAFLTETSWDPSMEAIGPLAKDRNRDKAKMRYNEKKKTRTYVSFFARISNCRPITTFAFINLE, from the exons ATGGAACCTCAGTGCGAGTTCTGTGGAGTGGAGAAAGCAATTGTTTACTGTAAATCTGATTCGGGGCGTCTCTGTTTGCATTGCGATTACATCGTTCATTCTGCTAATTCATTATCACGACGCCATCTTCGATCGTTGCTGTGCGACAAGTGCAATGCTCACCCTGCCATTCTGCGCTGTATGGATGATAAAGTCTCCCTCTGTCAGGGTTGTGACTGGAGCGCCGATGATTGTTCTTCCCTTCCCCAACGCACTCACCTTCTTCATTCTTACACTGGTTCCCCTTCCACGTCTGAGTTCTCCAGGATTTGTACTTCCCTTCTCGATTCCACTTCTTGTACCACTGCCTTCGACGCCACCGCTGATTGGACCTCGCTTACGACGCCTTATGTTATTGCCGATTCCATCGATTTGACGGACGTTGAAGCTCCCTCTGCCgctgaaaatttgaatgacGTTCAAACTTGCTGTAAGTTTGAGACCTGGATCGCCGCTCCTGCTTCTGCGTCTCCTGAGAATCCTTCTTATCAACCGGATTTTCTTTCCGATGACTCGAATCCTCCAAAG GATGCTGAAaccaatgaaaataatgatatatgTGAGAGTCTTAATCTTGGCAATCTTTCTCTCCACTCGGAAAATGGGGAAGGGTTGTTTGACTCTCCGAAAGATACAATGAAATTCGAGTTTGATGCTGGAGAATTGGAGTGTCTTCTAATTGACAGAAACTTTCCGGTCACTGAATCTAATGTTCCTGTTGAGGACACCATCGAG gcCTCAGATTATACGGGATTTCAATCATCTGAAGTCGATATTTCCATGAACATGATTCGAAACGGCAATTCAAATTGCACGCTTATAAATCCTAGTTGCAAAGGAAATTTCAACATTGGATTTCCTACTGCTCAGGTTCATTCAAGTATATCAGTTTCACTGTCAAATATCACTGGCGAAAGCAGTGGTGCAGATTATCAAGACTGTGGTTTATCGCCGGCGTTTTTGACTGAAACCTCATGGGATCCTAGCATGGAAGCTATTGGTCCACTAGCAAAGGATCGGAATAGGGATAAAGCTAAGATGAGATacaatgaaaagaagaaaacaagaacgTACGTATCATTTTTTGCAAGAATAAGCAATTGTCGTCCAATTACAACATTTGCATTCATCAATTTAGAGTAA